The Niallia alba genome includes a window with the following:
- a CDS encoding DUF6241 domain-containing protein, whose translation MGEPKNTKKKRSKWMKYSIGLVVLLVVVSGSIGFYMHYMVKGSNDAFVAETKEGEVLDEMVGDSIDYSYWNKDKVITTMHKMTHQKVYATDKWGAVQMTEDRVEKLYEVVKNSSFSNKDILISILDKWKAGDFNSVDEDHNYFWQYQDGTVGKATGIMSEEDEQSFIESTFELYKKDAKE comes from the coding sequence ATGGGAGAACCAAAAAATACTAAAAAGAAACGCAGCAAATGGATGAAATATTCAATAGGGCTAGTTGTTTTATTAGTAGTTGTTAGTGGTTCAATTGGTTTTTATATGCATTATATGGTAAAAGGAAGTAATGACGCCTTTGTTGCCGAAACGAAAGAGGGAGAGGTTCTCGACGAAATGGTTGGAGATAGTATAGATTATTCCTATTGGAATAAGGATAAGGTTATCACTACTATGCATAAAATGACTCACCAAAAGGTATACGCTACTGATAAATGGGGAGCGGTACAAATGACGGAAGATAGAGTGGAAAAGCTTTATGAAGTTGTAAAAAACAGCAGTTTTTCCAATAAAGATATCCTTATAAGCATATTAGATAAATGGAAAGCGGGAGATTTTAATTCTGTGGATGAGGATCATAATTATTTTTGGCAATATCAAGATGGAACAGTAGGGAAAGCAACCGGCATCATGAGTGAAGAGGACGAACAAAGTTTCATAGAAAGTACATTCGAATTATATAAAAAAGATGCAAAGGAATGA
- a CDS encoding DUF1835 domain-containing protein yields the protein MSRFLYECFSDNFSIGPLCNIEEKKGLSLRHKWFINHINMDEEYLYKDQHSFNNTILELKDMSDQTRIMIWACENSDEQTAQRFVLSLRCLSR from the coding sequence ATTTCCCGTTTTCTTTATGAATGTTTTTCCGATAATTTTTCAATCGGTCCACTATGTAATATAGAAGAGAAAAAGGGACTTTCTCTTAGGCATAAATGGTTTATAAACCATATTAATATGGATGAAGAGTACTTGTATAAGGATCAGCATAGTTTCAACAATACTATTCTGGAATTGAAAGACATGAGTGATCAAACTCGTATAATGATTTGGGCATGCGAGAATTCTGATGAACAAACAGCGCAACGTTTTGTTCTTTCTTTACGGTGTTTGTCAAGATAG